A section of the Piliocolobus tephrosceles isolate RC106 chromosome 14, ASM277652v3, whole genome shotgun sequence genome encodes:
- the FAM214B gene encoding protein FAM214B isoform X2, with protein sequence MRHVQAEPSPSSEPEAGPSQPPVRQGTLQGGLLMGYSPAGGATSPGVYQVSIFSPPAGTSEPHRALKRQAPPTEGPRELKRGPGLGAREGLPPEEPSTVGPLGPEGLGLGLGVASQHFSHRGLCVVEQRSSVTSSWTSGAWSPPCPPSNASCNTLHTRDWASPDPGGQGSLGESPGPAPPGQLHTLDTDLHSLAQIGGPCPTKRRLLPAGEAPDVSSEEEGPAPRRRRGSLGHPTAANSSDAKATSFWSHLLPGPKEPVLDPTDCSPMGRRLKGARRLKLSPLRSLRKGPGLLRPPSASPVPTPAVSRTLLGNFEESLLRGRFAPSGHIEGFTAEIGASGSYCPQHVTLPVTVTFFDVSEQNAPAPFLGIVDLNPLGRKGYSVPKVGTVQVTLFNPNQTVVKMFLVTFDFSDMPAAHMTFLRHRLFLVPVGEEGNANPTHRLLCYLLHLRFRSSRSGRLSLHGDIRLLFSRRSLELDTGLPYELQAVTEAPHNPRYSPLP encoded by the exons ATGCGCCACGTGCAGGCGGAGCCGTCTCCATCCTCAGAGCCAGAGGCTGGCCCTTCACAGCCTCCAGTCAGGCAGGGGACCCTCCAGGGTGGCCTGCTCATGGGCTACAGCCCAGCAGGGGGGGCGACATCCCCCGGGGTCTACCAGGTATCCATCTTTTCCCCTCCGGCTGGTACCTCTGAGCCTCATAGGGCCCTGAAACGACAGGCCCCACCCACTGAGGGTCCCCGGGAGCTGAAGAGAGGCCCTGGGCTGGGGGCCAGAGAGGGACTACCCCCTGAAGAACCATCTACTGTGGGGCCCTTGGGCCCAGAGGGACTGGGGCTGGGACTAGGTGTGGCCAGCCAGCATTTCTCCCACCGTGGCCTCTGTGTTGTGGAACAGAGAAGTAGTGTCACCTCATCTTGGACTTCAGGGGCCTGGAGTCCCCCCTGCCCCCCATCAAATGCTTCCTGCAATACTTTGCACACCAGAGACTGGGCCTCCCCAGATCCAGGGGGACAGGGGTCCCTGGGGGAGTCCCCAGGGCCAGCCCCTCCAGGCCAGCTGCACACACTTGACACTGATTTGCACAGTCTTGCACAAATAGGGG GCCCCTGCCCCACCAAGCGAAGGCTGCTTCCTGCTGGAGAAGCCCCAGATGTCAGCTCTGAGGAAGAGGGGCCAGCCCCCCGGAGGCGCCGGGGATCCCTGGGCCACCCTACTGCTGCCAACAGTTCTGATGCCAAAGCCACATCCTTCTGGAGCCACCTGCTGCCTGGGCCCAAAGAGCCTGTTTTG GACCCAACAGACTGCAGTCCCATGGGGCGGAGGCTGAAAGGAGCCCGTCGCCTGAAGCT GAGCCCCCTTCGAAGCCTCCGGAAGGGGCCAGGCCTGCTGAGACCCCCCAGTGCCTCCCCTGTTCCTACCCCTGCTGTCAGCCGTACCCTGCTGGGCAACTTTGAG GAATCATTGCTGCGAGGACGTTTTGCACCATCTGGCCACATTGAGGGCTTCACAGCAGAAATTGGAGCTAGTGGGTCATACTGCCCCCAGCATGTCACGCTGCCTGTCACTGTCACATTCTTTGATGTTTCTGAGCAAAATGCCCCGGCTCCCTTCCTG GGCATCGTGGATCTGAACCCCCTGGGGAGGAAGGGTTACAGCGTGCCCAAGGTGGGCACCGTCCAAGTG ACCTTATTTAACCCCAACCAGACTGTGGTAAAGATGTTCCTCGTGACCTTTGACTTCTCGGACATGCCTGCTGCCCACATGACCTTCCTACGCCATCGCCTCTTTTTGGTGCCTGTGGGTGAGGAGGGAAATGCTAACCCCACCCACCGCCTCCTCTGCTACTTGCTGCACCTCAG GTTCCGGAGCTCCCGCTCAGGCCGCTTAAGCCTGCATGGAGATATCCGCCTGCTTTTTTCCCGCCGGAGCCTGGAGCTGGACACAGGGCTCCCTTACGAACTGCAGGCTGTGACCGAGGCCCCTCATAATCCACGTTATTCACCTTTGCCCTGA
- the FAM214B gene encoding protein FAM214B isoform X1, with translation MRHVQAEPSPSSEPEAGPSQPPVRQGTLQGGLLMGYSPAGGATSPGVYQVSIFSPPAGTSEPHRALKRQAPPTEGPRELKRGPGLGAREGLPPEEPSTVGPLGPEGLGLGLGVASQHFSHRGLCVVEQRSSVTSSWTSGAWSPPCPPSNASCNTLHTRDWASPDPGGQGSLGESPGPAPPGQLHTLDTDLHSLAQIGGKSPVAGVGNGGSLWPRESPGTANGHSPEHTPPGPGPPGPCPTKRRLLPAGEAPDVSSEEEGPAPRRRRGSLGHPTAANSSDAKATSFWSHLLPGPKEPVLDPTDCSPMGRRLKGARRLKLSPLRSLRKGPGLLRPPSASPVPTPAVSRTLLGNFEESLLRGRFAPSGHIEGFTAEIGASGSYCPQHVTLPVTVTFFDVSEQNAPAPFLGIVDLNPLGRKGYSVPKVGTVQVTLFNPNQTVVKMFLVTFDFSDMPAAHMTFLRHRLFLVPVGEEGNANPTHRLLCYLLHLRFRSSRSGRLSLHGDIRLLFSRRSLELDTGLPYELQAVTEAPHNPRYSPLP, from the exons ATGCGCCACGTGCAGGCGGAGCCGTCTCCATCCTCAGAGCCAGAGGCTGGCCCTTCACAGCCTCCAGTCAGGCAGGGGACCCTCCAGGGTGGCCTGCTCATGGGCTACAGCCCAGCAGGGGGGGCGACATCCCCCGGGGTCTACCAGGTATCCATCTTTTCCCCTCCGGCTGGTACCTCTGAGCCTCATAGGGCCCTGAAACGACAGGCCCCACCCACTGAGGGTCCCCGGGAGCTGAAGAGAGGCCCTGGGCTGGGGGCCAGAGAGGGACTACCCCCTGAAGAACCATCTACTGTGGGGCCCTTGGGCCCAGAGGGACTGGGGCTGGGACTAGGTGTGGCCAGCCAGCATTTCTCCCACCGTGGCCTCTGTGTTGTGGAACAGAGAAGTAGTGTCACCTCATCTTGGACTTCAGGGGCCTGGAGTCCCCCCTGCCCCCCATCAAATGCTTCCTGCAATACTTTGCACACCAGAGACTGGGCCTCCCCAGATCCAGGGGGACAGGGGTCCCTGGGGGAGTCCCCAGGGCCAGCCCCTCCAGGCCAGCTGCACACACTTGACACTGATTTGCACAGTCTTGCACAAATAGGGGGTAAGAGCCCAGTGGCTGGGGTGGGCAATGGGGGTAGCCTCTGGCCTAGGGAGTCCCCTGGCACTGCCAATGGGCACAGTCCCGAGCACACACCCCCTGGCCCTGGACCTCCAGGCCCCTGCCCCACCAAGCGAAGGCTGCTTCCTGCTGGAGAAGCCCCAGATGTCAGCTCTGAGGAAGAGGGGCCAGCCCCCCGGAGGCGCCGGGGATCCCTGGGCCACCCTACTGCTGCCAACAGTTCTGATGCCAAAGCCACATCCTTCTGGAGCCACCTGCTGCCTGGGCCCAAAGAGCCTGTTTTG GACCCAACAGACTGCAGTCCCATGGGGCGGAGGCTGAAAGGAGCCCGTCGCCTGAAGCT GAGCCCCCTTCGAAGCCTCCGGAAGGGGCCAGGCCTGCTGAGACCCCCCAGTGCCTCCCCTGTTCCTACCCCTGCTGTCAGCCGTACCCTGCTGGGCAACTTTGAG GAATCATTGCTGCGAGGACGTTTTGCACCATCTGGCCACATTGAGGGCTTCACAGCAGAAATTGGAGCTAGTGGGTCATACTGCCCCCAGCATGTCACGCTGCCTGTCACTGTCACATTCTTTGATGTTTCTGAGCAAAATGCCCCGGCTCCCTTCCTG GGCATCGTGGATCTGAACCCCCTGGGGAGGAAGGGTTACAGCGTGCCCAAGGTGGGCACCGTCCAAGTG ACCTTATTTAACCCCAACCAGACTGTGGTAAAGATGTTCCTCGTGACCTTTGACTTCTCGGACATGCCTGCTGCCCACATGACCTTCCTACGCCATCGCCTCTTTTTGGTGCCTGTGGGTGAGGAGGGAAATGCTAACCCCACCCACCGCCTCCTCTGCTACTTGCTGCACCTCAG GTTCCGGAGCTCCCGCTCAGGCCGCTTAAGCCTGCATGGAGATATCCGCCTGCTTTTTTCCCGCCGGAGCCTGGAGCTGGACACAGGGCTCCCTTACGAACTGCAGGCTGTGACCGAGGCCCCTCATAATCCACGTTATTCACCTTTGCCCTGA
- the STOML2 gene encoding stomatin-like protein 2, mitochondrial gives MLARAARGTGALLLRGSLQASGRAPRRASSGLPRNTVVLFVPQQEAWVVERMGRFHRILEPGLNILIPVLDRIRYVQSLKEIVINVPEQSAVTLDNVTLQIDGVLYLRIMDPYKASYGVEDPEYAVTQLAQTTMRSELGKLSLDKVFRERESLNASIVDAINQAADCWGIRCLRYEIKDIHVPPRVKESMQMQVEAERRKRATVLESEGTRESAINVAEGKKQAQILASEAEKAEQINQAAGEASAVLAKAKAKAEAIRILAAALTQHNGDAAASLTVAEQYVSAFSKLAKDSNTILLPSNPGDVTSMVAQAMGVYGALTKPPVPGTPDSVSSGNSRDVQGTDASLDEELDRVKMS, from the exons ATGCTGGCGCGCGCAGCGCGGGGCACTGGGGCCCTTTTGCTGAGG GGCTCTCTACAGGCTTCTGGTCGCGCTCCGCGCCGTGCCTCCTCTGGATTGCCCCGAAACACCGTGGTACTCTTCGTGCCGCAGCAGGAGGCCTGGGTGGTGGAGCGAATGGGCCGTTTCCACCGGATCCTGGAGCCT GGTTTGAACATCCTCATCCCTGTGTTAGACCGGATCCGATATGTGCAGAGTCTCAAGGAAATTGTCATCAACGTGCCTGAGCAGTCGGCTGTGACTCTTG ACAATGTAACTCTGCAAATTGATGGAGTCCTTTACCTGCGCATCATGGACCCTTACAAG GCAAGCTATGGTGTGGAGGACCCTGAGTATGCTGTCACCCAGCTAGCTCAAACAACCATGAGATCAGAGCTCGGCAAACTCTCTCTGGACAAAGTCTTCCGG GAACGGGAGTCCCTGAATGCCAGCATTGTGGATGCCATCAACCAAGCTGCTGACTGCTGGGGTATCCGCTGCCTCCGTTATGAGATCAAGGATATCCATGTGCCACCCCGGGTGAAAGAGTCTATGCAGATGCAG GTGGAGGCAGAGCGGCGGAAACGGGCCACAGTTCTAGAGTCTGAGGGGACCCGAGAGTCGGCCATCAATGTGGCAGAGGGGAAGAAACAGGCCCAGATCCTGGCCTCTGAAGCAGAAAAGGCTGAACAGATAAATCAGGCAGCAG GAGAGGCCAGTGCAGTTCTGGCCAAGGCCAAGGCTAAAGCTGAAGCTATTCGAATCCTGGCTGCAGCTCTGACACAACAT AATGGAGATGCAGCAGCTTCACTGACTGTGGCGGAGCAGTATGTCAGTGCGTTCTCCAAACTGGCCAAGGACTCCAACACTATCCTACTGCCCTCCAATCCCGGCGATGTcaccagcatggtggctcag GCCATGGGTGTCTATGGAGCCCTCACCAAACCCCCAGTGCCAGGGACTCCAGACTCGGTCTCCAGTGGGAACAGCAGAGATGTCCAGGGTACAGATGCAAGTCTCGATGAGGAACTTGATCGAGTCAAGATGAGTTAG